The Candidatus Obscuribacterales bacterium DNA segment GATAAGCGATAACGCACACGACTGCCAACACCATGTTGAATTGGTGCTTCTTCCCAAAGCGGCATCGTGAAAGGCTGACCGCGAGAGATGAGAGCGACCGAATGTCCCTTTGGATGTGGCGAGACGTGCTCCAAGCGATCAGCGACAGGGACAAATTTTCTTGTTGACTGTGTAGGCGCCGATGGAATTAGTACATCAAGACGGTGCACCGAATTATCGAATGTGTCCAACACATAGATGTCGCCACCGGCTGTGTAGACGATACGCTTGCCGTCTGTAGACGGATAGCGGACATAGTATTCGTCGTGATCGCTATGATGTTTTAGATCCGAGCCATTGGATTCGCACGAATAGATATTTCCTACACCTTCGTGATCAGACAGGAAATAGACGCGCTGCCCAATCCACATTGGACAGACCAAGTTACCTTTTAACTCGATAAGACGCTCAAACTCACCTTTACCTTTGGCATCAACCCAAAGATCTCCGGCAAGTCCACCACGATATCTCTTCCATCTGGCAGGATCACTGTTATTGCGACCAATAACTGTGGCATTGTCATCACCCATGGAGATGGTTTGTCCGTCGCCGTAATTGAAAGGTCTTACCGCACCTGTTTCTACATCAATTGCATAAAGCTGCATGGCATTGATGAAAGCTGAGCGGTAATTCGACGCAAACAAAATTTCCTTGCCATCTTTTGTCCATCCGGACAGTTGGTGGACATATGTTCCCAAGTAAGAAATTCGCTTGGGGTCACCACCCTTTGCCGGCATCACATAAATTTCCGGATTGCCTTCTTCAGTGCAGATAAAAGCAATTCGCTTACCATCCGGCGAAAAACGCGGCATCGAGCTAACACCCTTACCGGCTGTCAGGCGCCTAGCAATTCCTCCCTCAGAAGGTACCGACCAAAGATCGTCCTCACACGTGAAGACTATGTTGTCAGCATAAATTGTAGGGAAGCGATAATAACCTTTGACGCTCATTGGCATCTCTCCTGACTATTTGCCCAAGGACAAGTCCTTATAGACTACACAATCAGGTCAGGTTTTTAAATCTTTAGGAGTGATTTTGCAACAGCTTCTCGTATAGAACTTCAGGAGCAACATCAGCACCGTTTGGCCAACAGATAGTTCCAAGCTCTTTACTTACAGAGACTTCTTGAAATTTGCATGTGTCTAGAAGCGGTTCAAAAACACCGTTGAATTGAATCAATTCAGCAAGATCAATCTCTCCTGAAACATTGTCTTCAAATCGAACGAAGAGACGATAATCACCAAGCGGCTTTACTTCTATAACGTCTTTCAACATCTTTACTCCAACGGATCGATTTGCTTCAACGGTTCGTGCTCTCTTGCAAGGTTCCAATTTTCAGTTAGCTCTTGTTGATGTAATGATGCCCATTCCATCACTAGTCCTAAGACTCTCGGAGATAACTGCCCTTCTTTGAGATTGAGTGTCTCAATGTTCACTATTGCTTTTTGCTCTGCGTATCGAACATGGAAATGAGGGGGCTCATGATCATTGTAGTACATGACAATACTGATACCCAAAAAACGACTAATTTCCGGCATATGACCTCCTGCACCAACTAGACCCGTCTATAGGTAAAACGGTCAAGAGGTACAAAAAGTTCAATTGGTAGATTAAATGCCAAAGCGAATTAATCTGCCAATTTTACAAAAGAGAAGGACCGCTATAAAAGCGGTCCTGCGCCTGTGGTTCGCCACCTACATTTTCATTATACCCGGAGCAACTTAGTCCCAGCTCAAGGCTCCGCCGACTTGGTAGTCGATTACGCGGGTTTCGAAGAAGTTTTTCTCTTTCTTCAAGTCCAGCATTTCGCTCATCCATGGGAATGGATTCTTGGCGCCGGCGTATTGCTCAGGTAGACCAATTTGCTTGCAACGGCGATTGGCTACGAAGCGTAAGTAGTCGTAGAACATGTTGACGTTGAGTCCTAATACTCCGCGCGGCATGGTGTCTTCGGCGTACTTGTATTCGAGATCGACGCCTTGCTTGATGAGGTCGACCATTTCTTGTTGGAATTCCGGTGTCCAGAGATGTGGATTTTCAGCTTTGATTTGGTTGATGACGTCGATACCAAAATTCAGGTGCATCGACTCATCGCGAAGAATGTATTGGAATTCTTCCGATGCTCCGGTCATCTTGTTTTGGCGACCGAATGAAAGCATTTGCACAAAGCCTACGTAGAAGAAGATGCCTTCCATGATTACGTAGAAACCAATTAAGTTACGAAGCAAGCGCTGATCTGTAGCAAATGTGCCAGTCTTGAAATTCGGATCAGCAAGCTCCGTAGTAAATTGCATTTCGAAAGCATTCTTTGCGTGAATGCCTGGAATTTCACGGTACATGTTGAAGATTTCGCCTTCGTCTAAGCCAAGACTTTCAACAACGTACTGGTAAGCATGCGTATGCAAAGCTTCTTCAAAAGCTTGTCTCAAAAGATACTGACGGCACTCAGGATTAGTAATGTGTCTGTAGATAGCCAATACTAAGTTGTTAGCAACGAGTGAATCGGCAGTCGAGAAAAAGCCGAGGTTGCGCTTAATAATTCGACGCTCGTCCTCGGTCAAACCATTTGGGTCTTTCCAGAGAGCAATATCGCGGCTCATGCTAATTTCTTGCGGCATCCAGTGGTTGGCGCACGCATCTAAGTACTTCTGCCACGCCCAGTCGTATTTAAAGGGCACCAATTGGTTCAAATCGGCTCTGCAATTGATGATTGCCTTCTCGTCGACTGTTATGCGGTGAGAGTCCATTCCAATCACTTCAGCGCCCGTATAACCGGCACCACCATTTATGACTGGAGCCGGCGGGGTAGCCGGAGTCGGAGGAGTAGCTACTGCCTGTGCCAAACCCTGTCCTAAACCCTCGAAATTAAGCATTTATGCCTCTCTTTTTAACGCTCCGGTTTCGGCATCGCCTGCACCTTCGCTTGCTGTCCAGCTTCCCGCGTTTGCTCAGCAGCGACCTGTTCATCACAGCTCTTGCTTCGCTTCATTCACTCAAACGTCAAGCAACCATCCACCCCTACTAAAGATATATACCATACTATTGTATGTATATATCGCTGATTTGGCAAGTTAATTCACCCGCCGGGCGCATGCAATGCGCCCCTACAAAACCGAAATCATTACTGACACGCCTCGCAGTCCGGATCAGTTATCGAACATGCTTTGATATCCGTTGCCGGTACCGGAGCAACAACTTGTGTCACCGGTACGCTCTTCACCGCATTCAACGCTGATGTTTGTACTGTTGATTTTTCAGCGTTTGTTGCAGATAGAGTCCGCAAGTAATAAGTCGTCTTCAGCGCGCGCAACCAAGCATGCTTGTACATATCATCGAGTTTGCGACCGGACGGCTCGGACATGTAGAGGTTCAAGCTTTGTGCTTGATCGATCCACTTTTGTCTGCGTGCTGCCGCGTCAATTAGCCACTTCGGATCAACTTCAAAAGCAGTTGCGTACAATGCTTTCAAGTCTGCCGGTATGCGGTCGATTGGTTTGACTGAACCATCAAAGTACTTCAAGTCATGAACCATCACTTCATCCCACATGCCAATCTTTTTGAGATCTTCAACAAGATAAGCATTGAGCACGGTGAAGTCACCGGAGAGATTCGACTTCACAAAGAGGTTCTGGAAAGTCGGTTCAATTGATTGACTGACGCCTGCAATATTGGAAATGGTGGCGGTTGGTGCAATCGCTAAGCAGTTGCTGTTACGCATGCCGTATTGCTTGATGTGCTCGCGCACTGGTGTCCAATCCATAGCGGACGTACGATCAATATCAATGTACTTACCGCGCGTCTTAGCCAGAATTTCCAAACTATCAATCGGCAATACGCCTTGATCCCAAAGGGAGCCTTTGTATGTGGAATAAGTGCCACGCTCGCGGGCCAATTCGCTTGACGCCATGATGGCGAAGTAGCTTATTGCTTCCATGCTCTTGTCGGCAAATTCAACTGCTGCATCAGATGCATAAGGAATACGCAGTTTCAAAAGCGCATCCTGGAAGCCCATGAAGCCTAGTCCGACTGGACGATGTTTCAGGTTGGAATTGCGTGCTTTGCCGACGCTGTAATAGTTGATATCAATTACGTTGTCGAGCATGCGCATAGCTGTTTTACATGTGCGCTGTAGTTTTGCTACATCGAGACCCTTCTCGGTAATGTGATTAACCAAGTTGATTGAGCCTAAGTTGCAAACGGCAATTTCTTTGGAGTTGGTGTTCAAAGTAATTTCCGTGCAAAGATTGGAAGAGTGCACAACACCGACGTGCTGTTGCGGGCTTCTCATGTTGCATGGATCTTTAAAGGTAATCCAAGGATGTCCTGTTTCAAACAACATGGACAACATCTTGCGCCAGAGACCGACAGCTGCAACTTTCTTGTGCAACTTGATGCGGCCTTCAGCAGCCATTTTCTCGTAACGCTCGTAAGCTTCCTTGAAAGCTGGTCCGTGCAAGTCATGCAAATCCGGAACATCGTCAGGACTAAATAATGTCCACTCGCCATCTTCCATGACGCGTTGCATGAACAAATCCGGAATCCAGTTGGCCGAATTCATATCGTGAGTGCGGCGTCTGTCATCACCTGTGTTCTTGCGCAATTCAAGAAACTCTTCGATGTCCAAGTGCCAGGATTCGAGGTAGCAGCAAACAGCGCCCTTGCGCTTGCCGCCCTGGTTAACAGCTACGGCTGTATCGTTGACGACTTTCAAGAATGGAACAACACCTTGGCTCTTACCGTTGGTTCCGGCAATGTGAGCGCCAAGTGCACGCACTGGCGTCCAGTCGTTGCCCAAGCCGCCACTGAATTTAGAAAGCAATGCGTTGTCTTTCATCGCATCGTAAATGCTTTCGAGATCGTCGCCGACTGTTGTTAGGAAGCAAGAAGACAATTGCGGGCGATGAGTGCCGGAATTGAAAAGTGTCGGGGTTGAGCTTACAAAGTCGAAGCTGGACAAGAGTTCATAGAACTCGATAGCGCGAGCTTCGCGATCTACTTCATTTAATGTCAGACCCATTGCAACGCGCATCCAGAAAGCTTGCGGCAATTCAATGCGCTTGCCATCAACGTGGATGAGGTAGCGGTCAAACAGGGTCTGCAATCCGAGATATTGGAAATCCAAATCGCGGTCAGCATTAATGGCGTTACCAATTTGCTTGAGATCGAACTGAGCCATTTTCGGATCAATTAATCCAGCGTCAATTCCTATCTTTATATAGTCGCCAAAATATTCGGGATAACGCTTGGTCATCTCGGCGTGTGTGACGGGCTCACCAATAACTTCGCGTCTGATTTGATCGAGCAGCAAGCGAGCGGTTGCATACGAATATGCCGGGTCGCGCTCAATTAATGTGCGGGCTGAAAGAATAGCCGATTGGAATACTTCTACTTCCGGAATTCCATCATATAGATTGTTGACTGTTCCTTCAAAAATTGTTTTGGTGGAAACAGCATCACCCAAACCCTTACAGGATTCTTCAATGACTGTCTGCAAGCGGGCGACATTTAATGGTTGTTTGCGACCATCCGGCATCGCCACCGAAATCTTAAGTTGCGGACCTTCGCCTGATTCTTCTTGCTGGCGCACGCGTTCACGAGCACGCTCTTCACGATAAAGAACATAGCGGCGAGCGACTTCTTGTTCACCGGCGCGCATCAGGCAAAGTTCAACTTGGTCTTGAATTAGTTCAATGTGCAACGAACCACCGGTTGGTTGGCGGCGCATCAGAGTCTCTACAACTTGATTGGTCAACTTTTGAACCAAGTCACGCACGCGCGAGCTTTCTGATCCGTGGGTGCCTTCGGTTGCCAAAAAAGCCTTGGTCATGGCGACAGCAATTTTGCTCGGGTCAAAGGGTACAACCTGCCCAGTGCGGCGAATCACCTTATAAAGGCTATAAGGGTTACCGGCCACCGTGTCATTCGATGCGTTTGTTTGGCCAATTTGCTCAACTTGTTGGCTCATTGTGGTCTCCCCTTATAGCGGTTGGCGAAGTAGTTACTGTCTATTGTATGTATGATGAGAAATGAGTAAAGAGTTTTTTCGCGAGCAAAAAACTCGCGGAAAAAGCCCTCACAAAAAGCGCCTTACATAATTTCGGATTATGGAAAAACGACTGTGGAAAATTATAACGATGATCGAGTCTGTGATCATTAGCTGGGAGAGGATCTTCGGCGATCCGATCAGATATCGCTATGGCCCGATCAAGAAAAACAATTCGTATTGCTGATCGGCCACTACTATATTCATAATATATACAACAAGTCGACAACGTGTCAAAAAAGTATTTTTTCCACCTGGAGAATTCCATATACATCTGATCTGGAAAAACTCCATATACAGATCTCACCCGAAATGATCCGATCGAGATCGATCATGGGTGAGATCCAGTGATCTTTTCAAACGTCGTAACAATCTGTGGCAATACTTGCCCGGAGTATCCTGGCAAAAATACATCAGCTATATCAGTGATAGGTGTCGGCTCCGGATTTATTTCAATGACTCTGGCGCCGGCGTCTTTCGCTATATAAGGAAGTGATGCTGCTGGATACACAACACCGGCCGTGCCAACGACAAACATCAAGTCACATTCTTTGGAAAGCCTAAAAGCATCGTCCAAAACTTTTGCCGGTAACGATTCGCCAAACCAAACAACTGCCGGTCTAAGCATCGACCCGCAATGACAAAGCGGCGGTTCTTCCAATCCATCTTCAATATTTTCGGCTGGGTGATGTTTGTCAAAGCAAAAGTGCCGCTCAATGCTGCCATGCAATTCCAAAACTTCTTTTGAGCCCGCACGCGCATGAAGTCCGTCGACATTTTGTGTGACGACACTTAATTCCGGAACCAGCTCCGCCAATTTCGCAATCGCCAAATGCCCAGCATTCGGCTCAACTTCCCTTACCTTTTGCCGCCGCCATTCATACCACTGCCACACAAGTGGCGGATTCGCCGCAAACCCTTCCGGTGTGGCCAACGTCTGCGGATCATAATTCGCCCACAGCCCTTCTTGTGCATCCCTAAATGTAGGAATACCACTTTCCTTAGACACCCCCGCGCCAGTAAAAACAACCACGGACTTCACGGTTGTCAACAATTGCGCCGTCTTTTCAATCAATTCCTTCATCGCTTCCATATTAATGGATTAATTCCCAACGCCGTTTTGAACTTTTTGAAGCTCTTGACCGTCTATATAAATAGACCTAAGGGGCCAGTCGACGTACTTGGTATATGATCGCGTTAGGAGAATTCATTATGGATACAGATCTCGGGAATCAAATCCTTTCAGAGATGCATTCAGGTTTTAATCGCCTGGATAACCGTATCGATAGCTTGCAATTAGATATTTCTGGTCTACGAACGGATATGTCCAGAGAGTTCTCTAACGTTCAGGAAGAAATGGCAAACAATATGATGAAAGTTGATGCCGAATTCTCCAATGTTCGAAGAGAAACTGGCTCGGGTTTCAATCGCCTAGACAACCGCATAGATAACTTGAGGGATTTGATGAAATCCGACATTTCCGGATTGCGAGCAACAATGGCTAACAATGTGGCCAGTGTTCGAGCAGAAATGGCAGCAGGTTTTTCCAAGCAAGAACAACTTAGCAATGACATTATCGAAACAATGGTCAAGTCAATCGGCACATACTCAACTCATGTGGACAACCGATTCAAAGAAGTACACAAGGATATTGCTATCCTCAAAGGGTTAAAACCACAGGGATAGCTGTAGCTACTAATTAAATTGCGTAGGGGCGCATTGCATGCGCCCGTGGAGGATCGTCTTATGAAAAAACGACGGAGCATCCGCATACCTGGTTTCGATTATTCCCAAGCCGGCGCTTACTACATAACCATCTGCACATATAACCGAACGCATTTATTCGGCGAAATCGATGGTCCGGAAATTCAATTAAACGAATTGGGACAATTGGTTAAAACCTGTTTGAACAATCTGTCCAATGATTATCCATTCGTCTCACTTGATGACTTTGTAGTAATGCCCAATCACTTGCACGGAATTGTTTGGCTGGAATCCAACAATCCCTCGAAAAAGCCATTATCAAGAATACTAGCTGCATTCAAAGCAAAAACAACTTCGCATGCGCGAACACTCGGACATGATCAATTATGGCAAAGAAATTTTTTCGAGCATGTCATCCGGGACGAAGAGGATCTATTTCGCATACGAGAATACATCGCAACCAATGCTGTCAGCTGGAGCCTGGATCAGGAAACATGGAGTCAATGGATGACCTATCAAAAGACGAACGTATGATCCCAACGGGCGCATGCAATGCGCCCCTACGCAGGACAGAAGAACACCAATTCCCTCTTCGATCCGTTGATCCAAAACCGGGCGCATGCAATGCGCGTACGCAGGACAGAGCAACACTATACCCATCTTCGATCCGTTGAGACAATAACGGACACTGTTCTTGTACGTGCATTGCATGCGCCCGACCGAGGTGGCGGTGCGACTACGGAGCGATCGGCGCGTAGTTGCCGTGGCTCATTTGTGTTTGTTGGACGACAGCGGCCATCTTCACTAGTTTTTCCAGCAATGCTTTGTCGGAGCCGTCTTTGCTGCTGACGATTCTCTTCAAGACGTCAATTTCTTGCATCAAGGAAACAAGCGATACTTCGCAACGGGCGAGGCTGTAGCCATTCGGCAGATCGACAAGTTTGACACGGCGGCGTCCGACGAGGTCAGCCTTCATTGATGCGTTGACTTCGCCGTTGGCTGGTCCAAGTACTGCTTCTTGACCGGCGGTCAGAGCGAATATCTTGCCGTTGATAACTAAGCGGACTGAATCAGGTGCGTTGTCGTAGAGGACACGTACTGTGGTTACATCGCCCTGACGCGTTACCATTGCGACGGTGCCGGATGTTACATAGACATCGCAGTTGCCGGCTTTAACAAGTGTCTGACGATGTGAGGCAACTACTGCTTCACCATTCTTCAGTGTCATCACACCAGGCTCGTTGAGCGTTAGTCCTGTGCGCGCTGTATGACGTACTTGAGCAGATGCTGCAGAGAGTGTAAATATGCCGGATGTGGCGATGTTCGGAGTTGGTATTGGCTGAGCAAAACCGATTGGTACAAGCGCTTTGCCATCACCGTTACCGGCAACCGCACTACCTGGTTGACCATTGATGACCGGCATGCCAGAACCGACAGTTGCTGTTCTTATACCAGTAGCTGGGATAGACGCCTTCGGCGTTGCATCCATCTTCTCAAGCTTGGCTCTTGGTGGCTGAGCATTTGGATCCGATGGTGGCAGTGCCGGAGCTTGTGCCAACTCTTCTCTCAAGTCATCGATTCTCTTACGAACAATTACAGAGAAGCAACCAGTGTTGCAAGACAACAGCAACTCACCAGCAGCAGCAGAACGACGATCAAATAATTGCTTGCGAGCATTCTGACCAGGTCCAACCATAATTGTTCCACCAACCGGCTGTCTGTCGATGCCATCAACTGGAATGAGTTCTTCCTCAGCCAATGCATTGTCGGCAATGACCAACTCTTCGCCAGGACCAGCAACTAAAGTATGTGTTTGACCGGCATTGGTTACAGCAACATCTGTATCACTGCCGGATAAGCAGGCTACGCGCAATAATCCTTTTGGTTTCTTCTCAACCATAGTAGCTGATTTAGCCGGAACAGTAATACGACCCTGACTTGTTTCAATGATCAAATCTTGTGTGCCGGATATTGTGATGAGTTTGCCTTCTCTAAGCAAGATTGTGCGTCCAACTCCTGGAGCAAGTGTCGTGCCGCCGCTGCTTATCACGGCAGTGCCGTCATCTTTCTCGAAGGAGAAGGCTTCGCATGAGCCATTTGCCATGAGCCAATTGGTTTGCTCGGGATCTTCAGGTGTGCCGAAGTTGGCTGAATTCAATTGGGTCGGTACGCATGGTTTGGTTTGCGCAGTGTTGAATACCTGATCGATGTCCTGCACAACGTCCTTCGATGTCAATGAATTGGTTGCATTATTTGGATTGATTGTGACGCTAAGCTCAGTGTCTCCACCAATACCGCCACCGCCGCCGCCTGTACCACCACCGCCTGGTGTTGGTGGTGTCGGAGGTATCGGTCCACCACTCAATGGAGGAGCTACAGCCAATACAGCCATGTTGTTCAATACAATCGGTCCGACTGGGTCAATGGCGATGACGCCACCGTTGGCGACCAAAGTTGTTGTGCCGTTAACAGAGATTGAACCCTTCGTTCCGGAGTCAAACATAATCGTGCCGCTTTCCGGAGTGGTAATGCTTGAAGTTCCTGAGACGTTTACTGTACCGGCGTATGTTGTCTGACCACCGGTAATACGGTTAAGTTGCGTCGTATTTAGATAAGAACTTAGACCGCCGGCTGGTGATGGTCCGTTCCATATAGCAACACCGCCACCCTGGTAAGCTCCTACTGTCTGTCCATCAATTATCACCGTGCCGCCGCCGTTGATATAGCGAGCGACTGATGTGACCGAAGCTCCGGTGTTGCCGGTCATGGTGCCATCAACTGCCCAGACAATGACGTTAGCTGCTTGAGCGAAGAGCGAAGTCGAATCACCGAGAACAATATCCTCAGCCGATGTGATATTGATGTTGTTGCCAACACTGAGCATGCTGACAGAAGTGCCGTTCGGTGAAGAAACATCAGATGTGGCACCGGTTGTCGTAATATTTATTGCACCGTTATATTGAATAGCGGCAGTGTTGTAATCACCGAATGCATTCATACTAGTGCTACGTGGATCAAATCCGGCAGATATTGTGCCGGCACTTATGTTAGTCGCTCCCGTCGTACCAAATCTTGCGTTACCCAAAGATGTGATGTTTACATCCAAGCTGGCAGTGACGTTACCTTGTTGAACATGAGCTTCGCCACCCGTGGCAGCGAAAGTCAGAATTCCGTTTAGTGGTTGGACATAGCCGACAGCGGTCGTATTGATTAACGCGCGCGTATCACGAATTCTCAAATCACCACCAGTAGTGGAAACACTGACAAAGCTACTTGCTGTGGTTGTGCCTGTCGGCGTTGTGACTGCACCGATGATTTCGCCGCCTGTCGATGTTATACCGAAGAGGACGTTAGAAATAGTCACGGTATTGGTGCCGCCAACTAGTCCTGCCTGGATGACACTGTTGTTGGTGATATTAAAGTCTTTCTGATTGCTTGTATAAGTTAGGTCAGCACTCTTCGTGGATGTGATGCTTACATTTGTTGCTGCTTGCATGCCGTTAAATAGAGTCGGCATGATGGCGTTGGTGCCATTGTTGACATAGAAGTCACCGTGAGTGGTTAAGTCAATGAAGCCTGTTGAAGCAACCAAATTCTGAGCTCCATAACCGGTCAGCAATCCGGTCATGTTATTGGCAGATACAGCAGTGATGTTTGTGGCAACACCGGATAATGCACCGTAGAGGATATTGTTGTACAAGCTAGCTGTTCCACCGTCAGCGACAAACTGGACAAGACCTGTCGTTTCAATATTGCCGTTGTTGTTACCGGCAGTATTGACGCTTAGTGTGCCACCATTGCTCAAGAAGGTAATTGTACCTGTGTTGGCTGCGCCCAAGGCAACCAAGTCACCAGTATTGGTTACGGACAAGCCGACGTTAGCGCCACTGCCTGACAGTAATGGAATGATATTGTCGTCATCTGTTGCATTCAAGCCAAGTACAACGGCGTTGTCGATGATGTATTGCTGCGTCTCCGTTCCCATACGAGCAAAGATGATGTTGCCACCCGTTGCATTGGTGTTGCCGTCGTTTGTTGTTATCGCATGTGGATTAGTTGCGTTATCAAAGGTGGCAGCGTTTGTAAACAGATTGATTTGACCACCTGTAGCTCCAGTTGCTCCAGCTAATGCTGTTATGTCTTGTTGAATATCAATTGGGCTTACAGATGAGCCGGACAATAGTGTGATGACGCCACCGTTACCGTTGCCATCACCATTAGCTTCCAGACTGCCTACAAAGGATGTGCCGCTGAGGTTGCCGACTACCAACACTTCTTCCGTTGCGATGCCGACTATACTACCGCCGTTACCGTCGCCTTCGCCATTGGCAGCAAGAGCGCCATTTACTTGAATGCCGGTACCTTGGATGTAGATCTTACCGCCGTTGCCGCTACCGGATGTGACAGAGACATCAATGGCGTCAGCTTGTCTGACGTATGTGGGTCCCTGCAAGTTAATTAGCGTGATGCTGCCACCGTCACCTCTGCCGAGTAGGTTAGCGCCGCCTGAAGCGGTGAGCAATGATCCTGTCGTGCCTGATTCGTTCCAGACACCATTGAATGAACCATCAATGGATGGCGGTGTAAGAATGTCACGATCAATTGTTAACGGTGTGGTTGTCTTGGTGATGATTGTGATTGAACCACCATTACCGTTTGGTGCGCTCACGCTCAGTTTGTCATTTGGAATCCAGACGCCGCCAGGAGCGTTAACTGTAATCGAACCGCCATTAGCGTCAGGCAAGCCGGTAATGATGTTATTGCCGGCAACCGGTCCGCCTTCTGCACGCAACGTACCGTTGACGTAGCTAGATCCGCTAGCCTGACCGATTACTAGAGTCTGTTGCGTATCGAATGTAAGCAAGGTGATGGAGCCACCACTGCCGGAACCGACACCGGAGAC contains these protein-coding regions:
- a CDS encoding DUF2442 domain-containing protein — encoded protein: MLKDVIEVKPLGDYRLFVRFEDNVSGEIDLAELIQFNGVFEPLLDTCKFQEVSVSKELGTICWPNGADVAPEVLYEKLLQNHS
- a CDS encoding DUF4160 domain-containing protein, whose product is MPEISRFLGISIVMYYNDHEPPHFHVRYAEQKAIVNIETLNLKEGQLSPRVLGLVMEWASLHQQELTENWNLAREHEPLKQIDPLE
- a CDS encoding ribonucleotide-diphosphate reductase subunit beta — translated: MLNFEGLGQGLAQAVATPPTPATPPAPVINGGAGYTGAEVIGMDSHRITVDEKAIINCRADLNQLVPFKYDWAWQKYLDACANHWMPQEISMSRDIALWKDPNGLTEDERRIIKRNLGFFSTADSLVANNLVLAIYRHITNPECRQYLLRQAFEEALHTHAYQYVVESLGLDEGEIFNMYREIPGIHAKNAFEMQFTTELADPNFKTGTFATDQRLLRNLIGFYVIMEGIFFYVGFVQMLSFGRQNKMTGASEEFQYILRDESMHLNFGIDVINQIKAENPHLWTPEFQQEMVDLIKQGVDLEYKYAEDTMPRGVLGLNVNMFYDYLRFVANRRCKQIGLPEQYAGAKNPFPWMSEMLDLKKEKNFFETRVIDYQVGGALSWD
- a CDS encoding ribonucleoside-diphosphate reductase subunit alpha — its product is MSQQVEQIGQTNASNDTVAGNPYSLYKVIRRTGQVVPFDPSKIAVAMTKAFLATEGTHGSESSRVRDLVQKLTNQVVETLMRRQPTGGSLHIELIQDQVELCLMRAGEQEVARRYVLYREERARERVRQQEESGEGPQLKISVAMPDGRKQPLNVARLQTVIEESCKGLGDAVSTKTIFEGTVNNLYDGIPEVEVFQSAILSARTLIERDPAYSYATARLLLDQIRREVIGEPVTHAEMTKRYPEYFGDYIKIGIDAGLIDPKMAQFDLKQIGNAINADRDLDFQYLGLQTLFDRYLIHVDGKRIELPQAFWMRVAMGLTLNEVDREARAIEFYELLSSFDFVSSTPTLFNSGTHRPQLSSCFLTTVGDDLESIYDAMKDNALLSKFSGGLGNDWTPVRALGAHIAGTNGKSQGVVPFLKVVNDTAVAVNQGGKRKGAVCCYLESWHLDIEEFLELRKNTGDDRRRTHDMNSANWIPDLFMQRVMEDGEWTLFSPDDVPDLHDLHGPAFKEAYERYEKMAAEGRIKLHKKVAAVGLWRKMLSMLFETGHPWITFKDPCNMRSPQQHVGVVHSSNLCTEITLNTNSKEIAVCNLGSINLVNHITEKGLDVAKLQRTCKTAMRMLDNVIDINYYSVGKARNSNLKHRPVGLGFMGFQDALLKLRIPYASDAAVEFADKSMEAISYFAIMASSELARERGTYSTYKGSLWDQGVLPIDSLEILAKTRGKYIDIDRTSAMDWTPVREHIKQYGMRNSNCLAIAPTATISNIAGVSQSIEPTFQNLFVKSNLSGDFTVLNAYLVEDLKKIGMWDEVMVHDLKYFDGSVKPIDRIPADLKALYATAFEVDPKWLIDAAARRQKWIDQAQSLNLYMSEPSGRKLDDMYKHAWLRALKTTYYLRTLSATNAEKSTVQTSALNAVKSVPVTQVVAPVPATDIKACSITDPDCEACQ
- a CDS encoding NAD-dependent deacylase yields the protein MEAMKELIEKTAQLLTTVKSVVVFTGAGVSKESGIPTFRDAQEGLWANYDPQTLATPEGFAANPPLVWQWYEWRRQKVREVEPNAGHLAIAKLAELVPELSVVTQNVDGLHARAGSKEVLELHGSIERHFCFDKHHPAENIEDGLEEPPLCHCGSMLRPAVVWFGESLPAKVLDDAFRLSKECDLMFVVGTAGVVYPAASLPYIAKDAGARVIEINPEPTPITDIADVFLPGYSGQVLPQIVTTFEKITGSHP
- a CDS encoding transposase, whose translation is MKKRRSIRIPGFDYSQAGAYYITICTYNRTHLFGEIDGPEIQLNELGQLVKTCLNNLSNDYPFVSLDDFVVMPNHLHGIVWLESNNPSKKPLSRILAAFKAKTTSHARTLGHDQLWQRNFFEHVIRDEEDLFRIREYIATNAVSWSLDQETWSQWMTYQKTNV